In Halorussus limi, a genomic segment contains:
- a CDS encoding DUF7130 family rubredoxin-like protein: MSGHGEQPAEDDGDVEAVEEALEVSFGQTVYDEDGNELGNVRGLEEGGFFVSTREGVESMSIEHARSGHDFGEAELMWRCTNCGEMGEIDEGLPDECPNCGEPKEALMYWTED, translated from the coding sequence ATGAGTGGACACGGGGAGCAACCCGCGGAGGACGACGGGGACGTGGAAGCGGTCGAGGAAGCGCTCGAAGTGAGTTTCGGCCAGACCGTCTACGACGAGGACGGCAACGAACTCGGCAACGTCCGCGGACTGGAGGAGGGCGGCTTCTTCGTCTCGACCAGAGAGGGCGTCGAGAGCATGAGCATCGAACACGCCCGGTCGGGCCACGACTTCGGCGAGGCCGAACTGATGTGGCGCTGCACCAACTGCGGCGAGATGGGCGAGATAGACGAGGGGCTTCCCGACGAGTGCCCGAACTGCGGCGAACCCAAGGAAGCGCTGATGTACTGGACCGAGGACTGA
- a CDS encoding PPC domain-containing DNA-binding protein, whose protein sequence is MNYREVSGDREFVARLGHGEDWREEIESLAADEDVDAAWFVAMGAVQDATVWYYDQSELEYREVEFDEPLEVASCVGNVSWLDGDRFAHTHAVLSRKSGQTLAGHLDAATVFAGELYMRTFEEELKRDHDEPTDLDLWL, encoded by the coding sequence ATGAACTACCGGGAGGTCTCAGGAGACCGCGAGTTCGTCGCCAGACTCGGCCACGGCGAGGACTGGCGCGAGGAAATCGAGTCGCTCGCCGCCGACGAGGACGTGGACGCCGCGTGGTTCGTCGCCATGGGCGCGGTACAGGACGCGACCGTCTGGTACTACGACCAGTCGGAGCTAGAGTACCGCGAAGTCGAGTTCGACGAACCGCTCGAAGTCGCCTCCTGCGTCGGGAACGTCTCGTGGTTGGACGGCGACCGATTCGCCCACACCCACGCCGTCCTCTCGCGCAAGAGCGGTCAGACGCTCGCGGGCCACCTCGACGCTGCGACCGTGTTCGCCGGGGAACTGTACATGCGGACCTTCGAGGAGGAACTGAAGCGCGACCACGACGAACCCACCGACCTCGACCTCTGGCTCTAA
- a CDS encoding DUF7556 family protein: protein MAPNTATPSDSVAQSEVMASLDDDGRTERLIIADTTADKAWLSVPVSGSVALQDWQ, encoded by the coding sequence ATGGCCCCGAACACGGCCACTCCGTCGGATTCGGTCGCACAGAGCGAGGTTATGGCCTCGTTAGACGACGATGGTCGCACGGAGCGACTCATCATCGCGGACACGACCGCCGACAAAGCGTGGCTTTCCGTCCCCGTCTCCGGAAGCGTAGCCCTCCAAGACTGGCAGTAG
- a CDS encoding ABC transporter permease yields MSRWQYFAKRVLLSVPVLLFGASITFLVIRAGPLDPVSAILGPQGDPQAYNTIRRQLGLNQPLWQQYIDYMINMFTFDLGESWVLQPDTSVYSLVLSYAPRTIWLGFWSVLIAIFIGIPLGFYAGLNPNTFSDYVASFGGIVWRAMPNFWLAVILMSVLSQSEKFMFGFDWETFLYSTNVTGPPPLGNLASVEGFTKALKKIAPAAIVLGSASMGNEMRIGRTAVLETVNSNFIETAKAKGVRPRSLVWKHIFRNALIPLVPIITGEAFILIGGSVLVETVFDISGIGFLFFQAIKNGDMPLVGSLMFIFILLVVLINIMQDFLYTIIDPRVGYDGGA; encoded by the coding sequence GTGAGCAGGTGGCAATACTTCGCGAAACGGGTACTGCTTTCGGTCCCGGTGTTGCTGTTCGGGGCTTCGATCACCTTCCTCGTGATTCGTGCCGGGCCGCTCGACCCGGTGTCCGCGATTTTGGGACCACAGGGAGACCCGCAGGCGTACAACACCATCCGGCGTCAACTCGGACTCAACCAGCCGCTCTGGCAGCAGTACATCGACTACATGATCAACATGTTCACCTTCGACTTGGGTGAGTCGTGGGTGCTGCAGCCCGACACCAGCGTCTACTCGCTGGTGCTGAGCTACGCGCCCCGGACCATCTGGCTGGGCTTCTGGTCGGTGCTCATCGCCATCTTCATCGGCATCCCGCTCGGGTTCTACGCGGGACTGAACCCCAACACGTTCAGCGACTACGTGGCGTCGTTCGGGGGCATCGTCTGGCGAGCCATGCCGAACTTCTGGCTGGCCGTCATCCTGATGAGCGTCCTCTCGCAGTCCGAGAAGTTCATGTTCGGCTTCGACTGGGAGACGTTCCTCTACTCGACGAACGTCACCGGGCCGCCGCCGCTCGGCAACCTCGCTTCCGTCGAAGGGTTCACGAAGGCGCTGAAGAAGATCGCGCCGGCCGCCATCGTCCTCGGGTCGGCGTCGATGGGTAACGAGATGCGTATCGGACGGACCGCAGTGCTGGAGACCGTCAACTCCAATTTCATCGAGACCGCGAAAGCGAAGGGCGTCCGGCCCCGCTCGCTGGTCTGGAAGCACATCTTCCGGAACGCGCTCATCCCGCTCGTGCCGATTATCACGGGTGAGGCGTTCATCCTCATCGGCGGGTCGGTGCTGGTCGAGACGGTGTTCGACATCAGCGGTATCGGCTTCCTGTTCTTCCAAGCGATCAAGAACGGGGACATGCCGCTCGTCGGGTCGCTGATGTTCATCTTCATCCTGCTCGTCGTCCTCATCAACATCATGCAAGACTTCCTGTACACGATTATCGACCCCCGCGTGGGGTACGACGGAGGTGCCTGA
- a CDS encoding ABC transporter substrate-binding protein, with protein sequence MTDTDNLSRRRFLQATGGAASAVALAGCTGGNDDSSQDTTTTSGETTTAGEETTTEEAETPSDDANVLRLINSTMTTLDPIKATDTASGTVIQQVFDALMNYPNAEIEVKGQLAKGHKVSDDFKTYTFNLKQGAKFHNGKEVTAQDFVYSFERLAASDNSRRGYFILDSIGVKHETKTVKKDGKETEVYKPGSMAVTAVDDYTLKMELSEPFHAVPEMLAYTSFAALPKGILGDIEGYEGKMSHKKFATQNPIGAGAFKFDEWSTNTEAKVSKFENYHGSAADVDGIHWNIMSDPQAMYTYGTVNQNADMIHAGQFPTSQYNADKVNVKKTDKLGRKIGTYGKTTSGATMNYTGVATIGSYYIGFNAEAVPKPVRQAAAYALNQGQAVDKVFKGRGESSYHFTPPSIYPGGPDAYDKHAKENYPYGYNKTDLKQARKVMKEAGYGPDNKFSFEFTVYESSSTWPELGKLLRDKLASAYIDMSINTAPFSTLLKRGRKGNLEAYSLGWIMDYPAPDNFLQLLHPPKTDTSADNELSYFNWSGTEAAKKAKQAWKKIQNNPKPTDAAKKKRGEAYVAMEEANWEDVVLLPAYHDFSERFTYDWVDAPRFGAADYSRQMYNNVKIGQRK encoded by the coding sequence ATGACAGATACTGACAACCTCAGTCGCCGTCGCTTCCTGCAGGCGACCGGCGGTGCGGCATCGGCTGTGGCTCTCGCTGGCTGTACTGGCGGCAACGACGATAGCTCCCAAGATACTACGACGACCAGCGGTGAGACGACCACGGCTGGCGAGGAGACGACGACCGAGGAGGCGGAGACTCCGAGCGACGACGCCAACGTCCTCCGACTCATCAACTCCACGATGACCACGCTGGACCCCATCAAGGCGACCGACACCGCCTCCGGGACGGTCATCCAGCAGGTCTTCGACGCCCTGATGAACTACCCCAACGCGGAGATCGAGGTCAAGGGCCAACTCGCCAAGGGCCACAAGGTCTCCGACGACTTCAAAACGTACACCTTCAACCTGAAGCAGGGTGCGAAGTTCCACAACGGGAAGGAAGTCACGGCGCAGGACTTCGTCTACTCGTTCGAGCGCCTCGCCGCCTCGGACAACTCTCGTCGGGGGTACTTCATCCTCGACTCCATCGGCGTCAAGCACGAGACGAAGACTGTCAAGAAAGACGGCAAGGAGACCGAGGTCTACAAGCCCGGTTCCATGGCCGTTACCGCCGTGGACGACTACACGCTCAAGATGGAACTCTCCGAGCCGTTCCACGCGGTGCCCGAGATGCTCGCGTACACCTCGTTCGCCGCCCTGCCGAAGGGCATCCTCGGCGACATCGAGGGGTACGAGGGCAAGATGAGCCACAAGAAGTTCGCGACGCAGAACCCCATCGGCGCAGGTGCCTTCAAGTTCGACGAGTGGAGCACCAACACCGAGGCCAAGGTCTCGAAGTTCGAGAACTACCACGGCAGCGCCGCCGACGTGGACGGTATCCACTGGAACATCATGTCCGACCCGCAGGCGATGTACACCTACGGGACGGTCAACCAGAACGCGGACATGATTCACGCCGGCCAGTTCCCCACTAGTCAGTACAACGCCGACAAGGTCAACGTCAAGAAGACCGACAAACTCGGTCGGAAAATCGGTACCTACGGCAAGACGACGAGCGGCGCGACGATGAACTACACCGGCGTCGCGACCATCGGCTCTTACTACATCGGCTTCAACGCGGAAGCGGTTCCGAAGCCAGTCCGTCAGGCCGCCGCCTACGCGCTGAACCAAGGGCAGGCAGTCGACAAAGTGTTCAAGGGCCGCGGCGAGAGTTCGTATCACTTCACGCCGCCGTCCATCTATCCGGGTGGTCCCGACGCGTACGACAAGCACGCGAAGGAGAACTACCCCTACGGCTACAACAAGACGGACCTCAAGCAGGCCCGGAAGGTCATGAAGGAGGCGGGCTACGGTCCCGACAACAAGTTCAGCTTCGAGTTCACGGTCTACGAATCGTCGAGCACGTGGCCCGAACTCGGCAAGCTCCTGCGCGACAAGCTCGCCAGCGCCTACATCGACATGAGCATCAACACCGCGCCGTTCTCGACGCTCCTCAAGCGCGGCCGCAAGGGCAACCTCGAAGCCTACTCGCTCGGGTGGATCATGGACTACCCGGCACCGGACAACTTCCTTCAGCTCCTCCACCCGCCGAAGACTGACACGTCGGCGGACAACGAGCTCTCGTACTTCAACTGGTCCGGCACGGAGGCCGCGAAGAAGGCCAAGCAGGCCTGGAAGAAGATCCAGAACAACCCCAAGCCGACCGACGCGGCCAAGAAGAAGCGCGGCGAGGCCTACGTCGCCATGGAAGAGGCCAACTGGGAGGACGTGGTGCTTCTGCCGGCCTACCACGACTTCAGCGAGCGCTTCACGTACGACTGGGTCGACGCACCCCGCTTCGGTGCGGCCGACTACAGTCGCCAGATGTACAACAACGTCAAAATCGGCCAGCGCAAGTAA
- a CDS encoding ketopantoate reductase family protein has product MDIVVFGAGSLGSLVGGLLAREHAVTLVGRDPHVAAVRESGLRVGGQFDFTVRPDATTDGTGLAADLAVVTVKAFDTAAAAEALATGRFDAAISLQNGMGSEETLAASLDCPVLAGTATYGAVRREPGAVDCTGRGEVVLGPREGGTSEAADRAGRAFSTAGVETTVADDMPRRLWEKLAVNAGINATTALARVENGALLDGPASEVAGDAARETARVARAEGVELGDDEAVEAVERVARATAANTSSMQQDVLAGRRTEIESINGHVCARARERGKSVPVNRTLTNLLRARERDRPQD; this is encoded by the coding sequence ATGGATATCGTCGTGTTCGGCGCGGGAAGCCTCGGAAGCCTCGTCGGGGGCCTGCTCGCCCGCGAACACGCGGTCACGCTGGTCGGACGCGACCCTCACGTCGCGGCGGTCCGAGAGTCCGGTCTGCGAGTCGGGGGCCAGTTCGACTTCACAGTCCGCCCGGACGCGACCACCGACGGGACCGGTCTCGCGGCCGACCTCGCGGTGGTGACGGTCAAGGCGTTCGACACCGCGGCGGCCGCCGAGGCGCTCGCCACCGGTCGGTTCGACGCCGCAATCTCGCTCCAGAACGGGATGGGAAGCGAGGAGACGCTGGCCGCCAGCCTCGACTGCCCGGTCCTCGCGGGCACCGCGACCTACGGCGCGGTCCGCCGAGAACCGGGCGCGGTGGACTGCACCGGCCGGGGCGAGGTCGTCCTCGGCCCGCGCGAAGGCGGGACCTCCGAGGCGGCCGACCGGGCGGGCCGCGCCTTCTCTACGGCGGGCGTCGAGACCACCGTCGCCGACGACATGCCTCGCCGCCTCTGGGAGAAACTGGCGGTCAACGCGGGCATAAACGCGACTACGGCGCTGGCGCGGGTCGAGAACGGCGCGCTCCTCGACGGCCCGGCCAGCGAAGTCGCCGGGGACGCCGCCCGAGAGACGGCCCGCGTCGCGCGGGCCGAAGGCGTCGAACTAGGAGACGACGAGGCGGTCGAGGCGGTCGAGCGCGTCGCCCGCGCCACCGCCGCGAACACGTCCTCGATGCAGCAGGACGTGCTGGCGGGCAGACGGACCGAAATCGAGTCGATAAACGGACACGTCTGCGCGCGCGCCCGCGAGCGAGGCAAGTCGGTGCCGGTCAACCGGACCTTAACGAATCTGCTCCGAGCGCGGGAGCGAGACCGCCCACAGGATTGA
- a CDS encoding DNA polymerase II large subunit, with amino-acid sequence MRAEDERYFEDLEDDLDEAFEVAREARANSGDPKPEVEIPVAKDMADRVENILGIDGVAERVRELEGEMSREEAALELAEDFAEGRVGDYESKAGKVEGAVRTAVALLTEGVVAAPIEGIDKVEILENDDGTEFVNVYYAGPIRSAGGTAQALSVLVADYTRALVGMSEYEARNEEIERYAEEINLYDKETGLQYSPKDKETKFIAEHMPIMLDGESTGDEEVSGFRDLERVDTNNARGGMCLVLAEGIALKAPKIQRYTRNLDEIDWPWLQDLIDGTIGKDDGEEDEGDDEGDEESEADATEDEADDAAEEATGPPRVDPAKKFLRDLIAGRPVFGHPSESGGFRLRYGRARNHGFATAGVHPATMHLVDDFLATGTQIKTERPGKAAGVVPVDSIEGPTVRLANGDVRRIDDPDEALELRNGVEKILDLGEYLVNYGEFVENNHPLAPASYTVEWWVQDFEAAGADVQALRDSPSVDLSDPTPDEALTWATEYDCPLHPKYTYLWHDLTVDQFEALAEAVADGDVVGGELHVEFTETVRTALECILVPHQQEETEIRVPEWRPLARSLGVDDDLEKTWDDLSPEARDWGEAEDGDNAVRAVNEVAPFEVRERAPTRIGNRMGRPEKSESRDLSPAVHTLFPIGEAGGSQRDVAAAAKHAPDMESTPGLVDAQVGRRECEDCGEHTFECKCPECGGNTFAHFTCPECGSVVELDESGRAVCDNCEVEATPVERRTIDVNDEFRSALESVGERENAFDTLKGVKGLSSSYKTPEPIEKGVLRAKHDVSAFKDGTVRYDMTDLPVTSVRPSELDVTADHFRSLGYEEDIHGDPLRHDDQLVELKVQDIVLSDGAAEHLLQTADFVDDLLEQYYGLDPFYELDERDELVGELVFGMAPHTSAAVVGRIVGFTSAAVGYAHPYFHAAKRRNCDGDEDCVMLLMDGLLNFSKEFLPDKRGGQMDAPLVMSSRIDPSEIDDEAHNMDIVREYPREFYEATREMVDPGEVEDVMTIAEENLGTDREYTDFHHSHDTSNIALGPDLSAYKTLGSMMDKMDAQLELARKLRSVDETDVAERVIEYHFLPDLIGNLRAFSRQETRCLDCGAKYRRMPLTKECRDCGGQVNLTVHQGSVNKYMETAIQVAEKYDCREYTKQRLEIMDRRLESIFENDKNKQGSIADFM; translated from the coding sequence ATGCGGGCCGAGGACGAGCGATACTTCGAGGACCTGGAAGACGACTTAGACGAGGCGTTCGAGGTCGCCCGCGAGGCACGCGCGAACAGCGGCGACCCGAAACCCGAGGTCGAGATACCGGTCGCCAAGGACATGGCCGACCGCGTCGAGAACATTCTCGGCATCGACGGAGTGGCCGAGCGCGTCCGCGAACTCGAGGGCGAGATGAGTCGAGAGGAGGCCGCCCTCGAACTCGCCGAAGACTTCGCGGAGGGTCGCGTCGGCGACTACGAGAGCAAGGCCGGGAAAGTCGAGGGTGCGGTCCGGACCGCGGTCGCGCTCCTCACCGAAGGCGTGGTCGCCGCCCCCATCGAGGGCATCGACAAGGTCGAAATCCTCGAAAACGACGACGGCACCGAGTTCGTCAACGTCTACTACGCCGGACCGATTCGCTCCGCCGGCGGGACCGCCCAAGCCCTGTCGGTCCTCGTGGCCGACTACACCCGCGCGCTGGTCGGCATGTCGGAGTACGAGGCCAGAAACGAGGAAATCGAGCGCTACGCCGAGGAGATAAACCTCTACGACAAGGAGACCGGGCTTCAGTACTCGCCGAAGGACAAGGAGACGAAGTTCATCGCCGAACACATGCCCATCATGCTCGACGGGGAGTCGACCGGCGACGAGGAGGTTTCGGGCTTCCGGGACCTCGAACGGGTCGACACCAACAACGCCCGCGGCGGCATGTGTCTCGTCCTCGCGGAGGGTATCGCGCTCAAGGCACCCAAGATTCAGCGCTACACCCGGAACCTGGACGAAATCGACTGGCCGTGGTTGCAGGACCTCATCGACGGCACCATCGGAAAGGACGACGGCGAGGAAGACGAGGGCGACGACGAAGGCGACGAGGAGAGCGAGGCCGACGCGACGGAGGACGAGGCCGACGACGCCGCGGAGGAAGCGACTGGCCCGCCCCGAGTCGACCCCGCGAAGAAGTTCCTCCGGGACCTCATCGCCGGACGCCCCGTCTTCGGCCACCCGAGCGAGTCCGGGGGCTTCCGCCTGCGCTACGGTCGGGCGCGCAACCACGGGTTCGCCACGGCCGGCGTCCACCCCGCCACGATGCACCTCGTGGACGACTTCCTCGCCACCGGAACGCAAATCAAGACCGAGCGCCCGGGCAAGGCCGCGGGCGTGGTGCCCGTGGACTCCATCGAGGGGCCGACGGTCCGCCTCGCCAACGGCGACGTGCGGCGCATCGACGACCCCGACGAGGCGCTCGAACTCCGGAACGGCGTCGAGAAGATTCTCGACCTCGGGGAGTATCTGGTCAACTACGGCGAGTTCGTGGAGAACAACCACCCGCTCGCGCCCGCCTCCTACACCGTCGAGTGGTGGGTGCAGGACTTCGAGGCGGCCGGCGCGGACGTGCAGGCGCTCCGGGACTCCCCGAGCGTCGACCTCTCGGACCCGACCCCCGACGAGGCGCTGACGTGGGCCACCGAGTACGATTGCCCGCTCCACCCGAAGTACACCTACCTCTGGCACGACCTCACCGTCGACCAGTTCGAGGCGCTGGCCGAGGCGGTCGCGGACGGCGACGTGGTCGGCGGCGAGTTACACGTCGAGTTCACCGAGACGGTCCGGACCGCGCTCGAATGTATTCTGGTGCCCCACCAGCAGGAGGAGACGGAGATTCGCGTCCCCGAGTGGCGACCGCTCGCGCGGTCGCTGGGGGTCGACGACGACCTCGAAAAGACGTGGGACGACCTCTCGCCGGAAGCCCGCGACTGGGGAGAGGCCGAGGACGGCGACAACGCGGTCCGAGCGGTCAACGAAGTCGCGCCCTTCGAGGTTCGCGAGCGAGCGCCGACCCGCATCGGTAACCGCATGGGTCGCCCCGAGAAGTCCGAGAGCCGCGATCTCTCGCCCGCGGTCCACACGCTCTTCCCCATCGGCGAGGCGGGCGGCAGTCAGCGAGACGTGGCGGCCGCCGCCAAGCACGCCCCCGACATGGAGAGCACGCCCGGACTGGTCGACGCGCAGGTCGGCCGCCGGGAGTGCGAGGACTGCGGCGAACACACCTTCGAGTGTAAGTGTCCCGAGTGCGGCGGCAACACCTTCGCTCACTTCACCTGCCCCGAGTGCGGTTCGGTGGTCGAGTTGGACGAGTCCGGGCGTGCGGTCTGCGACAACTGCGAAGTGGAGGCCACGCCGGTCGAGCGTCGAACCATCGACGTCAACGACGAGTTCAGGTCGGCGCTGGAGTCGGTCGGCGAACGCGAGAACGCCTTCGACACGCTCAAAGGCGTCAAAGGGCTGTCGTCGTCGTACAAGACGCCCGAACCCATCGAGAAGGGCGTCCTCCGCGCGAAACACGACGTGTCGGCGTTCAAGGACGGGACGGTCCGGTACGACATGACCGACCTCCCCGTCACGAGCGTCCGCCCCTCGGAACTCGACGTGACGGCCGACCACTTCCGGTCGCTGGGCTACGAGGAGGACATCCACGGCGACCCGCTCCGCCACGACGACCAACTGGTCGAACTCAAGGTGCAGGACATCGTCCTCTCGGACGGCGCGGCCGAACACCTCCTCCAGACCGCCGACTTCGTGGACGACCTGCTGGAGCAGTACTACGGTCTCGACCCGTTCTACGAGTTGGACGAGCGCGACGAACTCGTCGGGGAACTCGTCTTCGGGATGGCTCCCCACACCTCCGCGGCGGTCGTGGGCCGCATCGTCGGGTTCACCTCGGCGGCCGTCGGGTACGCACATCCGTACTTTCACGCCGCGAAACGACGCAATTGCGACGGCGACGAGGACTGCGTGATGCTCCTGATGGACGGCCTGCTCAACTTCAGCAAGGAGTTCCTGCCCGACAAGCGCGGGGGCCAGATGGACGCGCCTCTCGTGATGTCCTCGCGCATCGACCCCTCCGAAATCGACGACGAGGCCCACAACATGGACATCGTGCGGGAGTACCCCCGGGAGTTCTACGAGGCGACCCGCGAGATGGTTGACCCCGGCGAGGTCGAGGACGTGATGACCATCGCCGAGGAGAATCTGGGCACCGACCGCGAGTACACCGACTTCCACCACAGTCACGACACCTCGAACATCGCGCTAGGCCCGGACCTCTCGGCGTACAAGACCCTCGGGTCGATGATGGACAAGATGGATGCCCAGTTGGAACTCGCCCGGAAACTCCGCTCGGTGGACGAGACCGACGTGGCCGAACGCGTCATCGAGTACCACTTCCTGCCCGACCTCATCGGCAACCTCCGGGCGTTCTCCCGGCAGGAGACCCGGTGTCTCGACTGCGGCGCGAAGTACCGCCGGATGCCCCTGACCAAGGAGTGCCGGGACTGCGGCGGACAGGTCAACCTCACGGTTCACCAAGGGTCGGTGAACAAGTACATGGAGACCGCGATTCAGGTGGCCGAGAAGTACGATTGTCGGGAGTACACGAAACAGCGCCTCGAAATCATGGACCGCAGACTGGAGTCCATCTTCGAGAACGACAAGAACAAGCAGGGAAGCATCGCCGACTTCATGTAG